The following proteins are encoded in a genomic region of Coffea eugenioides isolate CCC68of chromosome 6, Ceug_1.0, whole genome shotgun sequence:
- the LOC113773961 gene encoding ankyrin repeat-containing protein ITN1-like: MERLEMEKRLLDAALEGDEKTLYELLKEDKLVLHRVSPSCPNFNPIQIAIIRGHQRFVEAILDHNPELLGNLEYSGKKWSSLHLASVRGHPRIVEALVNANPDMCFDCDQDGRNPLHVATMKGKVGVLELLVHARPFAAREKTKRGETILHLCVKYHQFEALKKVGEAVDDDEFLNQKDGKGLTILHLAVIGKQIDVRQC, from the coding sequence ATGGAGAGGTTGGAGATGGAGAAAAGGCTTCTTGATGCTGCCTTAGAAGGCGATGAAAAAACTCTATATGAGTTGCTTAAAGAAGACAAACTGGTGCTTCATAGAGTTTCTCCTTCTTGTCCCAATTTCAATCCTATACAAATAGCAATAATTCGAGGGCATCAAAGATTTGTTGAAGCAATTTTGGATCATAATCCTGAGCTATTGGGGAACCTTGAATATTCAGGTAAAAAATGGTCGTCCCTTCACTTGGCATCGGTTAGAGGTCATCCGAGAATTGTTGAAGCATTGGTAAATGCTAATCCTGATATGTGTTTCGATTGTGATCAAGATGGAAGGAACCCTCTTCATGTTGCTACCATGAAAGGCAAAGTTGGAGTGTTGGAACTGTTGGTTCATGCAAGGCCTTTTGCAGCTCGGGAAAAGACTAAACGTGGGGAGACCATCTTGCATTTGTGTGTGAAGTATCATCAGTTCGAAGCACTGAAGAAGGTGGGGGAGGCCGTGGATGATGATGAATTCTTGAATCAAAAAGATGGTAAAGGCCTTACCATATTGCATTTGGCTGTTATTGGCAAGCAAATTGATGTACGACAATGTTAG
- the LOC113773962 gene encoding ankyrin repeat-containing protein BDA1-like, whose translation MEGLEMEKRLLDAALEGDEKTLYELLQEDKLVLHRVSLSFSNFNPIQIAIIRGHQKFVEAILDHNPELLGSVQDSGQKWSSLHLASARGHLRIVEALVNANPDMCFDCDQDGRNPLHVAAMKGKIGVLEVLIHARPFAAREKTRRGETILHLCVKYHQLEALKKLVEAVDDDEFLNQKDGEGLTILHLAVIGKQIEIIKYLLTTKIDINSKNAKGHTALNVVPQNPKDSQKEIENSLRQAGALTADEITNQQSNFGQGKWMEQKSKALMVVASLIANMAFQAGINPAGGVWQDDQTEQSQGNPSLNNPHKAGKSIMAYHDILIYRCFITQNTIAFVSSLGTISLLISGLPFRRKVFMWILNGVMWLTASSIIYSYGLSIGFVTPDREVKKERPYAVATVAWSLVITIFLLGISGVTKKWRNLCGRIKWRPRNSVSGVVENHRNSSNRVELQI comes from the exons ATGGAAGGGTTGGAGATGGAGAAAAGGCTTCTTGATGCTGCCTTAGAAGGCGATGAAAAGACTCTATATGAGTTGCTTCAAGAAGACAAACTGGTGCTTCATAgagtttctctttctttttccaatttcaatcCTATACAAATAGCTATAATTCGAGGGCACCAAAAATTTGTTGAAGCAATTTTGGATCATAATCCTGAGCTATTGGGGAGCGTACAAGATTCAGGTCAAAAATGGTCGTCCCTTCACTTGGCATCAGCTAGAGGTCATTTGAGAATTGTTGAAGCTTTGGTAAATGCTAATCCTGACATGTGTTTCGATTGTGATCAAGATGGAAGGAACCCTCTTCATGTTGCTGCCATGAAAGGCAAAATTGGAGTGTTGGAAGTGTTGATTCATGCGAGGCCTTTTGCTGCTCGGGAAAAGACTAGACGTGGGGAGACCATCTTGCATTTGTGTGTGAAGTATCATCAGCTGGAGGCATTGAAGAAGTTGGTGGAGGCCGTGGACGATGATGAATTCTTGAATCAAAAAGATGGTGAAGGCCTTACAATATTACATTTGGCTGTTATTGGCAAGCAAATTGAG ATCATCAAATATTTGCTTACAACCAAAATAGATATCAACTCTAAGAATGCAAAAGGGCACACAGCATTGAATGTGGTTCCACAGAATCCCAAGGATAGCCAAAAGGAGATTGAAAACTCTCTTCGACAAGCAGGGGCATTAACGGCTGATGAAATCACAAATCAGCAATCAAATTTTGGTCAAGGAAAATGGATGGAACAGAAAAGCAAAGCGCTAATGGTAGTGGCATCGCTTATTGCAAATATGGCTTTCCAAGCTGGCATAAACCCCGCGGGAGGAGTTTGGCAAGATGATCAAACAGAACAATCGCAAGGAAATCCTTCGCTAAATAATCCACATAAAGCAGGAAAATCCATCATGGCTTATCACGACATTCTGATTTATCGATGTTTCATTACTCAAAACACCATTGCATTTGTTTCATCTCTGGGCACAATCTCGCTGCTTATCAGTGGGCTTCCCTTCAGGCGCAAGGTCTTCATGTGGATCTTGAATGGGGTTATGTGGTTAACTGCAAGTTCAATTATATATAGTTATGGATTATCAATAGGTTTTGTGACACCAGATCGTGAGGTTAAAAAAGAAAGGCCTTATGCTGTTGCAACTGTTGCCTGGAGTTTAGTGATAACAATCTTTCTTCTGGGAATAAGTGGTGTTACAAAAAAGTGGAGGAATCTCTGCGGAAGAATAAAATGGAGACCGAGAAATAGTGTGAGTGGCGTGGTTGAAAACCACAGAAATAGTAGTAATCGAGTAGAGcttcaaatatag
- the LOC113773963 gene encoding ankyrin repeat-containing protein ITN1-like, translating to MERLEMEKRLLDAALEGNEKTLHELLQEDKLVLHRVSLSFSNFNPIQIAIIRGHQGFVEAILDHNPELLGNVEDSVQKCSPLHLASARGHLRIVEALVNTNPDMCFDCDQDGRNPLHVAAMKGRIGVLEVLIHARPLGAREKTKRGETILHLCVKYHQLEALKKLVEAVDDDEFLNQQDGEGLTILHLAVIGKQIEIIKYLLTTKIDLNSMNAKGHTALNMVPQNPKDSQKEIENSLRQAGALTADEITNQQSNFDQGKWMEQKSKALMVVASLIANMAFQAGINPTGGVWQDDQTKDSQGNPHSAGQSIMAYHNIQSYRYLITYNTVAFVSSLGTISLLISGLPFRHKVFMWILNGVMLLTATSILLSYGTSIAFVTPEATKERPGSFAFNAWMFVITIYLLGISGVTNKWCKLCGRIKWRPRNTVSAVVENHKNSNPVELQI from the exons ATGGAAAGGTTGGAGATGGAAAAAAGGCTTCTTGATGCTGCCTTAGAAGGCAATGAAAAGACTCTACATGAGTTGCTTCAAGAAGACAAACTGGTGCTTCATAgagtttctctttctttttccaatttcaatcCTATACAAATAGCTATAATTCGAGGGCACCAAGGATTTGTTGAAGCAATTTTGGATCATAATCCTGAGCTATTGGGGAACGTAGAAGATTCAGTTCAAAAATGTTCTCCCCTTCACTTGGCATCAGCTAGAGGTCATTTGAGAATTGTTGAAGCATTGGTTAATACTAATCCTGACATGTGTTTCGATTGTGATCAAGATGGAAGGAACCCTCTTCATGTTGCTGCCATGAAAGGCAGAATTGGAGTGTTGGAAGTGTTGATTCATGCGCGGCCTTTGGGTGCTCGGGAAAAGACTAAACGTGGGGAGACCATCTTGCACTTGTGTGTGAAGTATCATCAGTTGGAGGCATTGAAGAAGTTGGTGGAGGCCGTGGATGATGATGAATTCTTGAATCAGCAAGATGGTGAAGGCCTTACAATATTACATCTGGCTGTTATTGGCAAGCAAATTGAG ATCATCAAATATTTGCTTACTACGAAAATAGATCTCAACTCTATGAATGCAAAAGGGCACACAGCATTGAATATGGTTCCACAGAATCCCAAGGATAGCCAAAAGGAGATTGAAAACTCTCTTCGACAAGCAGGGGCATTAACGGCTGATGAAATCACAAATCAGCAATCAAATTTTGATCAGGGAAAATGGATGGAACAGAAAAGCAAAGCATTAATGGTAGTGGCGTCGCTTATTGCAAATATGGCTTTCCAAGCTGGAATAAACCCCACGGGAGGAGTTTGGCAAGATGATCAAACAAAAGATTCGCAAGGAAATCCACACAGTGCAGGACAATCCATCATGGCTTATCACAACATTCAGTCTTATCGGTACTTAATTACTTATAACACCGTTGCATTTGTTTCATCTCTGGGCACAATCTCACTGCTTATCAGTGGGCTCCCCTTCAGGCACAAGGTCTTCATGTGGATCTTGAATGGGGTTATGTTGTTAACTGCAACTTCAATTTTATTGAGTTATGGAACATCAATAGCCTTTGTCACACCAGAGGCTACAAAAGAAAGACCTGGTAGTTTTGCATTTAATGCATGGATGTTTGTGATAACAATCTATCTTCTGGGAATAAGTGGTGTTACAAATAAGTGGTGCAAGCTCTGTGGAAGAATAAAATGGAGACCAAGAAATACTGTGAGTGCAGTGGTTGAAAACCACAAGAATAGTAATCCAGTAGAGCTTCAAATTTAG